The following are from one region of the Methanobacterium veterum genome:
- a CDS encoding MFS transporter, whose amino-acid sequence MAHKNQNKWGVVIIACMAIFIIVLDSSAMNVAISTLVVELNTTLSIIQSIIALYALIIASFMLLGSKLQDILGRKKTFLIGLIIYACGTITATLSVNALMLLTGWSILEGIGAAMILPATTTIVGSAYEGKDRVTAFGIWGGIAAMGAAIGPIVGGIFTTFVTWRLVFGSELVFVAVILIFRHYLSESKPTLTWKDLDKVGVLLSITSLILIVLGILLLTRPDYWSYVALLLISGSILFILFLLWQRRRINNGLEPLSDISLLKNRIFGLGNLNSIIQQIPLAGFLFIIPVFMQQVAKIDAFMTGVALLPASITILIFSLLGAKLSSILESKYIIMIGFIISAAGAFILGSVFNINTHIIDIIPGTVVFGIGVGLLLSQLTNLTMSAARSDQETDAAGFLNAFKNLGYSVGTALIGVLLILGIFGGLTSGIESAGLDGNMTTKQIHDSLFNYVEKMQTVPPKISPELVPQATQIVESTISYAMKQTFNALTLILILGFIISIFIPKRKESN is encoded by the coding sequence ATGGCTCATAAAAACCAGAATAAATGGGGCGTAGTGATAATTGCCTGCATGGCGATCTTTATAATTGTTTTAGACTCATCAGCCATGAATGTAGCCATAAGTACCCTCGTTGTAGAATTAAATACAACGTTATCCATTATCCAATCCATAATCGCATTATATGCATTAATAATTGCATCATTTATGCTGCTTGGAAGCAAACTTCAGGATATTCTTGGTAGAAAGAAGACATTTCTTATTGGATTAATAATATATGCATGTGGAACAATCACAGCAACCCTAAGTGTAAATGCTCTTATGCTCCTTACAGGCTGGTCCATTTTAGAAGGCATCGGAGCAGCCATGATCTTACCTGCAACCACAACCATAGTCGGATCTGCTTACGAAGGTAAAGATAGAGTTACCGCTTTTGGGATATGGGGAGGAATAGCAGCAATGGGTGCTGCAATTGGACCCATTGTAGGTGGAATATTCACCACATTTGTTACTTGGAGACTTGTATTCGGTTCAGAACTGGTTTTTGTTGCCGTTATACTAATTTTCAGACATTACTTAAGTGAATCAAAACCAACGCTAACCTGGAAGGATTTAGATAAAGTAGGCGTGTTACTCTCAATAACATCCCTAATTTTAATTGTTTTGGGCATTTTATTACTTACAAGACCAGACTACTGGTCTTATGTGGCATTACTATTGATTTCAGGTTCTATTCTGTTTATATTATTTTTATTATGGCAGAGAAGAAGAATTAATAATGGGCTGGAGCCTTTATCTGACATATCTCTCCTTAAAAACCGTATATTCGGCTTAGGGAATTTAAACTCTATTATACAGCAGATACCCCTGGCAGGATTTCTTTTCATAATTCCAGTATTCATGCAGCAGGTGGCCAAAATCGATGCATTTATGACTGGTGTTGCCCTTTTACCTGCATCAATTACTATTTTAATCTTTTCACTGCTTGGTGCAAAACTATCATCGATTTTAGAATCTAAATACATCATAATGATAGGATTTATTATTTCTGCAGCAGGTGCATTCATACTGGGCAGCGTATTTAACATAAACACCCACATAATCGACATTATACCTGGAACAGTTGTATTTGGTATTGGAGTGGGCCTTTTACTTTCACAATTAACCAATTTAACCATGTCAGCTGCAAGAAGTGACCAGGAAACTGATGCCGCAGGTTTTTTAAATGCATTTAAAAATCTGGGCTATTCTGTAGGAACAGCTTTAATTGGAGTTTTACTTATACTTGGAATATTTGGCGGCCTTACATCAGGAATAGAATCAGCAGGTCTAGATGGAAACATGACAACTAAACAAATACATGACAGTCTCTTTAACTACGTGGAAAAAATGCAGACAGTTCCACCCAAAATATCTCCAGAATTAGTACCGCAGGCCACACAGATCGTTGAATCTACCATCAGCTATGCAATGAAACAAACTTTCAATGCTCTAACACTGATTTTGATCTTAGGGTTCATTATAAGTATTTTTATACCCAAAAGGAAAGAATCCAATTAA
- a CDS encoding sulfite exporter TauE/SafE family protein, whose translation MNNCSFHRRPCSRRYSQDNIWTIINCSFHRFLRFKTPERHQKRSISKYELVLWGFMTGIASGLLGIGGGVVLVPIMVVILGFKMIDAVGTSSLMIVFTSVGGIISYILNGLYASSLPHTP comes from the coding sequence ATGAATAATTGTAGTTTCCATCGCCGCCCATGTTCCCGCAGATATTCTCAGGATAATATTTGGACTATTATTAATTGTAGTTTCCATCGATTTTTAAGGTTCAAAACACCAGAAAGGCATCAAAAAAGATCTATCAGTAAATATGAATTAGTTTTATGGGGATTTATGACTGGAATAGCTTCAGGACTTCTAGGAATTGGAGGAGGAGTTGTTTTAGTACCCATCATGGTTGTAATATTGGGTTTTAAAATGATCGACGCCGTGGGAACGTCTTCACTTATGATTGTATTTACTTCAGTTGGTGGAATCATTTCGTATATTTTAAATGGATTATATGCGTCCAGTTTACCTCATACTCCGTAG
- a CDS encoding pyridoxal-dependent decarboxylase: MLSNKKNLGEMSKLEREHTTTYGSRYFRKSVPKYRMPDRGMPARAAYQIIHDELNLDGNPALNLASFVTTWMEPEADMLIMESMGKNYIDNDEYPQTQVIQDRVVNMLARLFNAPKDSDSIGSATIGSSESIMLGLLAHKWTWKKRREAEGKPTDKPNIVIGADVHTVWEKFALYFDVELRLIPLRKDICKITDTKITEIMSSFSYISGLKEDIYTITAEDVKAAVDENTIAVGAVIGTTFTGQMDPIEDINKALIEIKETKGWDIPIHVDAASGGFILPFLYPDLKWDFRLEQVRSINVSGHKYGLVYPGIGWLLFKDKKNLPEELIFKINYLGGLMPNYSLNFSKGSSTIIAQYYNFIRLGMDGYKKIMKNMQENARYLATRLNGSGKFEVINKSVTFPIVTVELKNTTCSVFHLSEKLRQKGWIVPAYTLPANADDTAVLRIVVKESFSKDMAEMFFADIMESIEKLEQSEEDRITDIDQNKNPTLLY, encoded by the coding sequence ATGTTATCAAACAAGAAAAATTTAGGTGAAATGAGTAAGTTAGAAAGGGAACATACCACAACTTACGGCAGCCGTTACTTCAGAAAAAGCGTACCTAAGTACAGAATGCCAGATAGGGGAATGCCTGCAAGGGCTGCTTACCAGATAATCCATGATGAACTGAATCTGGACGGTAACCCTGCCTTAAACTTAGCAAGTTTTGTAACCACATGGATGGAACCTGAAGCTGACATGTTAATAATGGAAAGTATGGGAAAGAACTACATCGACAACGATGAGTATCCTCAAACTCAAGTAATCCAGGACAGAGTTGTAAACATGCTTGCAAGGTTATTCAATGCCCCCAAAGACAGTGACTCCATTGGAAGCGCCACTATAGGTTCTTCAGAATCTATCATGCTCGGACTTCTGGCCCACAAGTGGACGTGGAAGAAACGAAGGGAAGCTGAAGGTAAACCAACGGACAAACCAAATATAGTAATAGGTGCAGACGTCCACACTGTATGGGAAAAGTTCGCCCTCTATTTCGACGTGGAACTCAGACTTATACCCCTCAGAAAGGACATATGCAAAATAACAGATACCAAAATCACCGAGATTATGTCTTCATTCAGTTATATAAGCGGCTTAAAAGAGGATATATACACAATAACTGCAGAAGACGTTAAAGCTGCAGTTGACGAGAATACTATAGCAGTGGGTGCAGTTATCGGGACAACATTTACAGGACAGATGGATCCTATAGAAGACATCAACAAGGCACTAATTGAAATTAAGGAGACTAAAGGATGGGATATACCCATACATGTTGATGCTGCAAGCGGGGGCTTCATACTGCCGTTTTTATACCCGGATCTCAAATGGGATTTCAGGCTGGAACAGGTTAGATCTATCAACGTATCAGGCCATAAATATGGCCTGGTTTATCCAGGTATTGGGTGGCTGCTGTTTAAAGATAAAAAAAATCTCCCTGAAGAGCTTATATTTAAAATAAATTACCTGGGAGGCCTCATGCCTAATTATTCACTTAACTTTTCCAAGGGAAGCAGCACCATAATAGCACAGTACTACAACTTCATAAGACTGGGGATGGACGGTTACAAAAAGATAATGAAAAACATGCAGGAAAATGCGCGCTACCTCGCCACCAGGTTAAACGGGTCCGGTAAATTCGAAGTCATAAATAAAAGCGTCACATTTCCAATAGTAACTGTAGAACTCAAGAACACCACATGCAGCGTGTTTCACCTTTCAGAAAAGCTCAGGCAGAAAGGGTGGATTGTACCCGCATATACTCTACCGGCAAATGCAGACGATACTGCTGTTTTGAGAATAGTGGTAAAGGAGAGCTTCAGTAAGGACATGGCAGAAATGTTCTTTGCAGATATAATGGAATCAATTGAAAAACTGGAACAGTCCGAAGAAGACAGGATAACCGACATAGATCAGAATAAAAATCCTACTTTACTTTATTAA
- a CDS encoding DJ-1/PfpI family protein, with amino-acid sequence MKIAFIIYDGMTTLDFVGAYDPLTRLKTMGFMSDLEYDVCSNKNKIISVEGLEITADKILNNLSQYDFIVVPGGEGVKYIAQDKEFIEWIKTAQNKSTITSVCGGSIILGVAGLIKDKKATTHPMRMENLKKFTSNATDKRIVEDENIITARGVTSSIDLGLFLCEKIAGEEIRVKIQKQMDYLNYNYD; translated from the coding sequence ATGAAAATAGCATTTATAATTTACGATGGAATGACAACACTCGACTTTGTTGGAGCTTATGACCCCCTAACACGATTAAAGACCATGGGATTTATGAGTGACTTAGAATATGATGTTTGCTCCAATAAAAACAAAATAATTTCTGTAGAAGGTTTAGAAATCACTGCAGATAAAATTCTAAATAATTTGAGTCAATATGATTTTATCGTTGTACCTGGAGGAGAAGGGGTAAAATACATTGCACAGGACAAAGAATTTATTGAATGGATAAAAACGGCACAGAATAAATCTACGATAACATCAGTGTGCGGAGGTTCTATAATTTTAGGAGTTGCAGGATTGATTAAAGATAAAAAAGCCACCACTCACCCTATGCGGATGGAAAATCTTAAAAAATTCACATCTAATGCAACAGATAAGCGGATTGTTGAAGATGAGAATATTATAACTGCAAGGGGTGTAACATCTTCAATAGATTTAGGCCTGTTTTTATGTGAAAAAATTGCAGGTGAAGAAATTAGAGTTAAAATTCAAAAGCAGATGGATTATCTAAATTATAACTATGATTAA
- a CDS encoding PAS domain S-box protein, which produces MHAKILIVEDEAITALDIQGLLKDMDFEVVSTASTGMEAIQKAEDLKPDLILMDITLKGEIDGIEAAKKITALFNIPVIYLTGYSDQKTFERIKLTQPYGFVSKPISYDELKLSIETALYKHKLDKKLKKSEEKYRGWFEDDLTGDFIATPEGELLDCNPSFLEMYGFNNGEKVIHSNISKFNPEGWIDLIAILKEEKKVKNRQTWLTRPNGKRFHVVANVVGIFNDLGKLVQVKGYVFDDTERKKAEENLHKEVERESFFLELYKNSPQLTDKELYSYSLDHAVRFTDSAIGFFHLISDDQKTVILDTWNNETFKTCKTSFKTHYPIEQAGNWTDCIKVKGPVVYNDFKNSPNRKGFPEGHVSVKRFISVPVFDGDKAKFIFGVGNKIEEYDDHDVIQIQSVANELYKIIKRRQGEQELKEARDNLEKQVKERTAELKNAFESVKREAFAASQNAKALKESEAKFRELFNKALDMITLSESRRDGLFGNFIGVNDAAVNILGYTREEFLNKTPLDLFAPTSKEELPKFMVKLQKKKYITFESVTITKNGKQIPVEVSVHTFKLGEKMVSLAIARDITERKKSEEELKESEAKYRELFDKSTDMISLSEINEDSLPGKYIELNEVGLKRLGYTKEEILNMTPADIIAPDKKVEMPKNAVEIAEKGLSSFEMVHVTKEGKQIPVEVNCHIINYQGRKVYLTVSRDITERKDAENKLKSMLKKLERSNEELQRFAYVASHDLQEPLRTISSFTQLLERRYKEQLDSDADEFMGYVVEASQRMQRMILDLLEYSRVSTKDEEFKLVNSEIILNRVIDGLKNLIEETGAKITHDPLPAVMADENQLYRVFQNIIANAIKFRKENETPEIHISAYINNNKNEYIFSFSDNGIGIETQYFDRIFTIFQRLHTVEEYTGSGIGLSISKKIIECHGGQMWVESEFGKGSIFYFTLPKS; this is translated from the coding sequence ATGCATGCCAAGATCCTAATTGTTGAGGATGAAGCCATTACAGCACTGGATATCCAAGGATTATTAAAAGATATGGATTTTGAAGTAGTTTCAACAGCTTCAACTGGAATGGAAGCCATTCAAAAAGCAGAGGATCTTAAACCAGATTTAATACTTATGGATATAACACTTAAAGGTGAAATAGACGGTATTGAAGCTGCTAAAAAGATAACAGCTCTTTTTAATATTCCTGTTATATATTTAACTGGTTATTCAGACCAAAAAACTTTTGAAAGAATTAAATTAACACAGCCTTATGGATTTGTCAGTAAACCAATTAGTTATGATGAATTAAAATTATCTATAGAAACCGCTCTTTATAAACATAAACTTGATAAAAAATTAAAAAAAAGTGAAGAAAAATACCGTGGGTGGTTTGAAGATGATTTGACAGGAGATTTCATTGCAACACCTGAAGGAGAACTTCTTGATTGTAATCCCTCCTTTTTGGAGATGTATGGATTTAATAATGGTGAAAAAGTTATCCACTCAAATATTTCAAAATTCAATCCTGAAGGGTGGATTGATCTTATCGCTATCTTAAAGGAAGAGAAAAAAGTCAAAAATCGTCAAACATGGCTTACAAGGCCAAATGGAAAACGATTTCATGTTGTTGCTAATGTTGTTGGCATTTTTAATGATTTAGGTAAACTTGTTCAAGTTAAAGGTTATGTTTTTGATGATACTGAACGTAAAAAAGCTGAAGAAAATTTACATAAAGAAGTGGAAAGGGAAAGTTTCTTTCTTGAGCTTTACAAGAATTCACCTCAACTTACAGATAAAGAACTTTATAGTTATTCGCTAGATCATGCAGTACGTTTCACAGATAGTGCCATTGGATTTTTCCATTTAATTTCTGACGATCAGAAGACTGTCATTTTAGATACGTGGAATAATGAAACTTTTAAAACTTGCAAAACTTCATTTAAAACCCATTATCCCATCGAACAGGCAGGGAACTGGACTGACTGTATAAAAGTAAAAGGACCTGTTGTTTATAATGATTTTAAAAATTCTCCCAATAGAAAGGGATTTCCAGAGGGACATGTATCTGTTAAAAGATTTATAAGTGTTCCTGTATTTGATGGAGATAAAGCTAAGTTTATTTTTGGTGTGGGAAATAAAATTGAAGAATATGATGATCATGATGTAATCCAGATTCAATCAGTGGCTAATGAACTGTACAAGATCATTAAAAGACGGCAAGGTGAGCAGGAATTAAAAGAAGCTCGTGATAATCTAGAAAAACAAGTAAAAGAACGTACAGCAGAATTAAAAAATGCTTTTGAATCCGTTAAACGCGAAGCGTTTGCGGCATCACAAAATGCGAAGGCACTAAAAGAAAGTGAAGCTAAGTTCCGTGAATTATTCAACAAAGCACTCGATATGATAACATTATCTGAAAGTCGTAGAGATGGATTATTTGGAAATTTTATTGGAGTAAATGATGCTGCAGTTAACATATTGGGTTACACACGAGAAGAATTTTTAAATAAAACCCCTTTAGACTTATTTGCACCCACTAGTAAAGAAGAATTACCTAAATTCATGGTAAAACTTCAAAAGAAAAAATATATCACATTTGAATCAGTTACTATAACCAAAAATGGAAAGCAAATACCTGTTGAGGTTAGTGTGCATACTTTTAAACTTGGAGAAAAAATGGTAAGCCTTGCTATTGCTCGTGATATTACAGAACGTAAAAAATCAGAGGAAGAATTAAAAGAAAGTGAAGCCAAGTATCGAGAACTATTTGATAAATCAACTGATATGATTAGTTTAAGTGAAATAAATGAAGATAGTCTGCCAGGAAAATATATAGAGTTAAATGAAGTTGGATTAAAAAGATTAGGTTACACTAAAGAAGAAATACTAAATATGACTCCTGCAGATATAATAGCTCCTGATAAAAAGGTTGAAATGCCTAAAAATGCGGTAGAAATAGCTGAAAAGGGACTCAGTAGTTTTGAAATGGTTCATGTAACTAAAGAAGGTAAACAAATACCAGTAGAAGTTAACTGCCACATAATTAATTATCAAGGAAGAAAAGTTTATTTAACAGTTTCTCGAGACATTACAGAACGTAAAGATGCTGAAAATAAATTAAAATCGATGTTAAAAAAATTAGAACGTTCTAATGAGGAACTTCAAAGATTTGCTTATGTCGCTTCACATGACCTGCAAGAGCCTTTAAGGACTATTTCTAGTTTTACACAATTATTAGAGCGCCGTTATAAAGAACAATTAGATTCTGATGCTGATGAGTTTATGGGATACGTTGTAGAAGCCTCACAAAGAATGCAGCGTATGATCCTCGATTTACTTGAATATTCAAGAGTTTCAACAAAAGATGAAGAATTTAAGCTTGTTAATTCTGAGATTATACTTAATCGAGTTATTGATGGGTTGAAAAATTTAATTGAAGAGACTGGTGCTAAAATTACCCATGATCCGCTTCCAGCAGTTATGGCTGATGAGAACCAACTTTACAGGGTATTTCAAAATATTATAGCCAATGCCATCAAATTCCGAAAAGAGAATGAAACTCCAGAAATACATATTTCAGCTTATATAAATAATAATAAGAATGAATATATATTTTCTTTTTCTGACAATGGTATTGGAATCGAAACACAGTATTTTGACCGTATTTTCACTATATTCCAGAGATTACACACAGTAGAAGAATATACTGGTAGTGGAATTGGTTTGTCAATCTCTAAAAAAATTATTGAATGTCATGGTGGTCAAATGTGGGTTGAGTCAGAATTCGGTAAAGGTTCCATCTTTTATTTCACATTGCCCAAGTCATAG
- a CDS encoding GNAT family N-acetyltransferase, protein MIIKCGKCTLRKWKSSDLENLVKNANNYNVSSTLRDAFPYPYTIEDGKEWIEFAENEEWGHNFAITIDDKAVGGIGLIVGKDIERKSSEVGYWLGEDHWGKGIASSALKGIVNFAFNNLKLERIFAVPLEHNTASRKVLEKNDFVLEGILRNSAFKSSKIIDFCGSEPTVSSTGKLHNQALYARIREQ, encoded by the coding sequence ATGATAATTAAATGTGGTAAATGTACATTAAGAAAGTGGAAATCTTCAGATCTTGAAAATCTGGTTAAAAATGCTAATAATTACAATGTATCATCTACTTTAAGAGATGCATTTCCATACCCTTATACAATTGAAGACGGGAAAGAATGGATAGAATTTGCAGAAAATGAAGAATGGGGCCATAATTTTGCCATAACTATAGATGATAAAGCTGTTGGTGGCATAGGGCTTATTGTAGGCAAGGACATAGAAAGGAAATCTTCAGAAGTTGGTTACTGGTTAGGAGAAGACCACTGGGGAAAAGGTATTGCATCTTCTGCCCTAAAAGGCATTGTAAACTTTGCATTTAATAATCTTAAGCTGGAAAGGATTTTTGCAGTGCCCCTTGAACATAACACTGCATCAAGAAAAGTCCTTGAAAAGAATGATTTTGTCCTTGAGGGAATTTTAAGAAACAGTGCTTTTAAATCCTCAAAAATCATAGATTTTTGTGGTTCGGAACCTACGGTTTCCTCAACTGGAAAACTCCATAATCAAGCTTTATATGCAAGAATCAGAGAACAATAG
- a CDS encoding TSUP family transporter codes for MGFATGLWGVGRCFILAPVQFLLLLSLGIDPDTPIRIAFGTSLAVILPTAIIGTYSHYCRKCVLIKPAIIMGIMGL; via the coding sequence ATAGGGTTTGCAACTGGACTTTGGGGTGTTGGGAGATGTTTTATACTTGCCCCTGTTCAGTTTTTGCTCTTATTATCATTAGGTATTGATCCTGATACTCCAATAAGAATTGCTTTTGGTACAAGCTTGGCTGTAATTCTTCCCACAGCAATTATCGGAACATATAGTCACTACTGTAGAAAATGCGTCCTTATAAAGCCTGCAATAATCATGGGCATAATGGGTCTTTAG
- a CDS encoding GNAT family N-acetyltransferase, translating to MTKKVRRIKYEELENLLSLYKYLIPDDPKLKIDTALKEHWKEILSDPSYFYLVIEEDSMLVCSCNLTIIQNLTRSARPYGIIENVVTHPDYRNKGHGTAVLKKAIEIAQENNCYKVVLTTSRKDENILNFYENAGFDRGEKTAFIVRI from the coding sequence ATGACTAAAAAAGTACGTCGAATTAAATATGAAGAATTAGAAAATCTTCTATCACTTTATAAGTATTTAATCCCCGATGATCCCAAATTAAAAATAGATACTGCCTTAAAAGAACACTGGAAGGAAATACTGTCTGATCCAAGCTATTTTTATTTAGTAATTGAAGAGGACAGTATGCTTGTTTGTTCATGCAATTTAACTATTATCCAAAACTTGACAAGGTCAGCTAGACCATATGGAATAATAGAAAATGTAGTTACTCACCCTGATTACAGAAATAAAGGGCATGGTACTGCAGTTTTAAAAAAAGCCATCGAGATAGCTCAAGAAAATAACTGCTACAAAGTGGTGCTTACCACCAGCAGAAAAGATGAAAATATATTAAATTTTTATGAAAATGCAGGGTTTGACAGGGGAGAAAAAACTGCATTTATTGTGAGGATATAA
- the aroC gene encoding chorismate synthase — protein sequence MSGNTIGKIFKITTFGSSHGTALGAVVDGCPAGLELSKEDMQKELDKRRPGTSKVTTSRGETDEVQILSGIFEGKTDGTPIAAAVYNRDMDSSAYKALRNKPRPGHADYGWISKYGHYDYRGGGRASGRTTIGHVIGGAVAKKLLEKLNIKVIAHVTKVGSIEAQKIKLTEIEKNIENNSVRCADLEAAAKMEELILDLKQKGDSVGGIVETIVLNVPAGLGEPVFDKLDADIAKVLMGIGSVKGVEIGAGFEAAGLKGSQMNDEFYMDNNKIKTKTNRSGGILGGISDGMPIITRMAVKPTPSISKVQETVDLEKMDNTKIEIRGRHDPCICPRVTSVAESSIAVVLADHLIRAGFINSCKL from the coding sequence ATGTCAGGAAATACAATAGGCAAGATATTTAAAATAACAACCTTCGGCTCAAGCCACGGCACTGCACTTGGTGCTGTTGTAGACGGCTGTCCCGCAGGGCTAGAATTATCAAAAGAGGACATGCAAAAGGAACTTGACAAGCGGCGTCCTGGAACAAGTAAAGTTACAACTTCCAGGGGCGAAACAGATGAAGTCCAGATTTTATCAGGTATCTTTGAAGGAAAAACAGATGGTACACCTATTGCAGCAGCAGTCTATAACCGAGATATGGATTCGTCAGCTTACAAAGCACTTAGAAATAAACCAAGACCAGGGCATGCAGATTATGGATGGATAAGCAAATATGGACACTATGATTATAGAGGCGGGGGTAGGGCAAGCGGAAGAACTACCATAGGACATGTAATAGGTGGTGCAGTTGCAAAAAAACTCCTTGAAAAGTTAAATATCAAAGTTATCGCCCATGTAACAAAAGTCGGCAGTATTGAAGCTCAAAAGATCAAATTAACTGAAATAGAAAAAAACATTGAAAATAATTCTGTAAGGTGTGCAGATTTAGAAGCCGCAGCAAAAATGGAAGAATTAATTCTTGATTTAAAACAAAAAGGAGATTCTGTAGGAGGAATAGTTGAAACAATAGTTTTAAATGTGCCTGCAGGTCTTGGAGAGCCTGTATTTGACAAGTTAGATGCAGATATTGCAAAGGTTTTAATGGGAATAGGATCCGTTAAAGGTGTTGAAATTGGAGCAGGATTTGAAGCTGCTGGTTTAAAAGGTTCCCAAATGAATGATGAATTTTATATGGATAACAATAAGATTAAAACTAAAACAAACAGATCTGGCGGAATATTAGGCGGAATTTCAGATGGAATGCCAATTATAACCCGAATGGCTGTAAAGCCAACACCATCAATATCCAAAGTTCAGGAAACTGTTGATCTTGAAAAAATGGACAATACAAAAATTGAAATTAGGGGAAGACATGACCCATGCATTTGCCCAAGGGTAACCTCAGTTGCTGAATCTTCCATCGCAGTTGTACTTGCAGACCATTTGATACGGGCAGGCTTTATTAATTCATGCAAATTATAA
- a CDS encoding response regulator, translating into MSAQDNVEILLIEDNPADIRLIMEILDNCKITNIKSVDNGITAMDYLYNKNEYKNCKKPSLILLDSGLPAKSGLKILKEIKTDDKLKCIPVIILTGSTDNTNINKLYKQYANACIIKPIDLDDFKKYMCTFIEFWCNIVTLPKIDEKQLTE; encoded by the coding sequence ATGAGTGCCCAGGATAATGTTGAAATATTATTAATAGAAGATAATCCTGCCGATATTCGTTTAATAATGGAAATATTAGATAATTGTAAGATAACTAATATTAAAAGTGTCGATAACGGTATAACTGCTATGGATTACTTATATAATAAAAATGAATATAAAAATTGTAAAAAGCCGTCTTTAATTTTGTTAGATTCCGGATTGCCTGCAAAAAGTGGTTTAAAAATACTTAAAGAAATTAAAACAGATGATAAATTAAAATGCATTCCTGTAATTATACTTACAGGGTCCACTGACAATACGAATATAAATAAATTATACAAACAATATGCAAATGCATGTATAATCAAACCAATTGATTTAGACGATTTTAAAAAGTATATGTGTACTTTTATAGAGTTTTGGTGTAATATTGTTACATTACCTAAAATAGATGAAAAACAGCTTACAGAATAG